In the Cheilinus undulatus linkage group 19, ASM1832078v1, whole genome shotgun sequence genome, one interval contains:
- the mos gene encoding proto-oncogene serine/threonine-protein kinase mos, with product MPSPIPITRLLPKDFYPSLDIGICSSPLNKHLHGSTLQVPPSRFHTRAASRLWSSVIHWKELHSAQPVGSGGFGSVYRAQYFGETVALKKVNKCSKNKLASRQSFWAELNAAHLRHRNIVRVIAATTCVPEDFGDGGSIGTIIMEFVGNKNLQQIINDNAEPLKEDRWLRYSTDIAHGLRFLHSHSVVHLDIKPANVLVSSEDVCKIADFGCSLKLDHGCEVSTLSPHLSHVGGTYTHRAPELLRGEGVSHKADIFSFGITLWQLITREQPYSGERQHVLYAVVAHNLRPCVQSHPAFQSDLGQLCKRLLTRSWSADGRCRPSAEELLPQLEQLRSNL from the coding sequence ATGCCGTCTCCGATCCCCATAACGCGCCTGCTACCTAAAGACTTTTATCCCTCCCTGGATATCGGGATCTGCAGCAGCCCGCTTAACAAACACCTCCACGGCTCCACATTACAAGTCCCCCCATCTCGGTTCCACACAAGAGCCGCTAGTCGGCTCTGGTCCTCTGTGATCCACTGGAAGGAGCTGCACTCTGCACAGCCTGTTGGCTCTGGAGGATTCGGCTCTGTCTACAGGGCTCAATATTTCGGGGAAACTGTTGCTCTCAAGAAGGTGAACAAGTGCAGTAAGAACAAGCTGGCGTCCAGGCAGAGCTTCTGGGCTGAGCTAAACGCAGCACACCTGCGCCACAGGAACATTGTTCGCGTCATCGCTGCGACCACATGCGTACCGGAGGATTTTGGAGATGGCGGCAGCATTGGTACGATAATCATGGAGTTTGTTGGGAATAAAAATCTCCAACAGATCATTAACGACAACGCTGAACCCCTGAAGGAGGACCGCTGGCTCAGGTACTCCACGGACATAGCGCACGGTTTACGATTCCTTCACTCTCACAGCGTTGTCCATCTGGACATAAAACCAGCCAACGTGCTCGTTTCCAGCGAGGATGTCTgcaaaatagctgattttggttGTTCTTTAAAACTGGACCATGGGTGCGAGGTGAGCACCTTGAGCCCTCATTTGAGCCACGTCGGCGGGACGTACACGCACAGAGCCCCGGAGCTGCTGAGAGGTGAGGGGGTGTCTCATAAAGCAGATATCTTCTCTTTCGGGATTACCTTATGGCAGCTGATCACAAGAGAACAACCTTACAGCGGGGAAAGGCAGCACGTGCTTTACGCAGTTGTGGCGCACAACCTGAGGCCGTGTGTCCAGTCCCACCCGGCGTTCCAGTCCGACCTGGGTCAGCTGTGCAAGCGGCTGCTGACCCGGTCCTGGAGCGCAGATGGAAGATGTAGACCGTCTGCTGAGGAGCTGCTGCCTCAGCTGGAGCAGCTGCGCTCCAATCTGTGA
- the steap2 gene encoding metalloreductase STEAP2, which produces MDNISMMDSSRSPVFLTASSSNHLQACFMSNIMKNGVGDGGTCLSAPPAKPTVAILGSGDFSKSLTLRLLHCGFHVVVGSRQPKLAAQSFPHVVDVTHHEDAVGKANIVFLAIRREHYSVVWDLKHLLEGKIVVDVSNNRRMNQYPESNAEYLASLLPDSTVVKGFNVISAWAMQQSCLKDASTQVFICSDSVTARQQIMELARQLHFQPVDMGTLSSSRNIEAIPVQLFPSWKGPVLTAVALSIFFFAYSFVRDIIHPYVKYKQSDFYKIPIEMVNRTLPTVAITLLALVYLAGQLAAAHQLYYGTKYRHFPHWLEGWLQSRKQLGLLSFFLASVHVLYSVCLPMRRSERYLLLNTAYQQVHANMENSWNEEEVWRVEMYVSFGIMSLGLLSLLAVTSIPSVHSTLNWREFSFIQSTLGYIALLIATLHGLLFGWKRAFEEEAYRFYLPPCFVVALALPVCVILGKVLMLLPCVARKLHQIRRGMDSSHYRCKTLELGSAIQISPERVTIM; this is translated from the exons ATGGACAACATCTCTATGATGGACAGCAGCAGGAGCCCTGTGTTCCTCACTGCCTCCTCCTCCAACCAcctccaggcctgtttcatgtcCAACATTATGAAGAATGGAGTTGGAGATGGCGGGACTTGTCTGTCTGCCCCTCCAGCAAAGCCCACAGTTGCAATCTTAGGCTCAGGTGACTTCTCCAAAAGCCTGACTCTACGTCTGCTGCACTGCGGCTTCCATGTGGTGGTGGGTAGCCGTCAACCCAAACTAGCAGCTCAGTCATTTCCCCATGTGGTGGATGTGACACACCACGAAGACGCTGTGGGGAAGGCAAACATTGTGTTCCTGGCGATCCGCCGTGAACACTACTCTGTCGTCTGGGACCTCAAGCATTTACTAGAAG GAAAGATAGTGGTCGATGTGAGTAACAACAGGAGGATGAACCAGTACCCTGAGTCTAACGCGGAGTATCTGGCTTCATTGTTGCCAGACTCCACGGTGGTCAAAGGCTTCAATGTCATCTCAGCCTGGGCTATGCAGCAGAGCTGCCTCAAAGATGCTAGCACACAG GTTTTTATCTGCAGCGACTCTGTGACGGCAAGACAGCAGATTATGGAACTAGCCCGCCAGCTCCACTTCCAACCAGTTGACATGGGCACCCTGTCTTCTTCACGGAACATCGAGGCCATACCAGTACAGTTATTTCCTAGTTGGAAGGGCCCTGTCCTCACTGCTGTAGCACTATCTATCTTCTTTTTTGCCTATTCCTTTGTACGAGACATCATCCACCCCTATGTGAAATACAAACAGAGTGACTTCTATAAGATCCCCATAGAGATGGTGAACCGAACACTTCCCACAGTTGCCATCACTCTCTTGGCTCTGGTGTACCTGGCGGGCCAGCTGGCAGCTGCCCACCAACTCTACTATGGGACCAAGTACAGGCATTTCCCACACTGGCTGGAAGGCTGGCTGCAAAGTCGGAAACAGCTGGGCCTCCTCAGCTTCTTTCTGGCTTCTGTTCATGTTCTCTACAGCGTCTGTCTGCCCATGAGGAGGTCTGAGAGGTACCTGCTGCTAAATACTGCCTATCAGCAG GTTCATGCTAATATGGAAAACTCTTGGAATGAGGAGGAGGTTTGGAGGGTAGAAATGTACGTTTCCTTTGGGATCATGAGTCTTGGGCTCCTGTCACTTCTGGCTGTCACCTCCATTCCCTCTGTCCACAGCACGCTCAACTGGAGGGAGTTTAGCTTCATACAG TCCACTCTCGGCTACATCGCCCTACTTATCGCAACCCTTCATGGCCTGCTGTTTGGCTGGAAGAGAGCTTTTGAGGAGGAGGCCTACCGTTTCTACCTGCCCCCCTGCTTTGTGGTGGCGCTGGCCCTGCCGGTCTGTGTCATTCTGGGGAAGGTGTTGATGCTGCTACCCTGCGTTGCCCGCAAACTCCACCAGATCCGCCGAGGCATGGACAGCAGTCATTATCGATGCAAGACCCTGGAGTTGGGCTCAGCAATTCAGATTTCCCCTGAAAGGGTGACCATCATGTGA